In Solanum pennellii chromosome 7, SPENNV200, the following are encoded in one genomic region:
- the LOC107026108 gene encoding uncharacterized protein LOC107026108 isoform X2 — translation MPLPDKKTMELILDKLQKKDIYGVYAEPVDPEELPDYHEVIDNPMDFTTVRNKLRTGSYATLEQLESDIFLICSNAMQYNSSDTVYHKQARTIQELATKKFEKLRIKYDRSEKDVKLEQKTKYGSVVRKQIKKPMVSMFQENVGSDFSSGATLAAAGDSHYLNNTPLAGVSVKPYGVDGLAEGNSSLIDQNVDKAEESLSGKGPLSRFGRKLTVPDENRRGSYNISTQPVGNTDSIFSTFEDESKHLVTVGLYSDHAYARSLARFAATLGPVAWRVASQKIEQALPPGFKFGRGWVGEYEPLPTPVLVLENYTLKEPPFFSKSVHKFGAQKNEKTSEDAIAPKDKPLSRPMLGAKSSYLGSTKGKPMESGLNVLIPTKEQSPREVNLEGRSSFLSSGKKPAVCASSRYQHPDLQSRNFNEPAKKVHFKSEPDKKLQKQVELNCPPSDSPRNSEITRKINVTVTSDTPGSRSTGVSPRNPFSSGSFTQSAKNGTAVGGMANGRALNNNLDTTPAAHLTADSVPTVRKVAGFFHQEQEQGLSDPVQLMRMLSEKAQNQQNSLSQSLTDASPISPVTPSVRKDDSGNAAAAAARAWMSVGAGGFRQGMETSSMQNSHISADSLYNPSRNVQQQTSRVRGEHPASAMHFQAENSSPLHAFVPHPARVGSEAQFQNPQMIFRQSIPADLSRFQVQSAWQGFNQSAQPRQKQDSLPPDLNISFQSSGSPGRPSSTVLVDSQQPDLALQL, via the exons ATGCCGTTGCCAGATAAGAAGACAATGGAATTGATTCTCGACAAGTTACAGAA GAAAGACATCTATGGTGTTTACGCGGAACCTGTTGATCCTGAAGAG CTTCCTGATTACCATGAGGTGATTGATAATCCCATGGACTTTACCACCGTCAGAAACAAATTGCGAACTGGATCATATGCCACTTTGGAGCAATTAGAG AGCGATATCTTCCTCATTTGTTCAAACGCAATGCAGTACAATTCATCAGATACTGTCTACCATAAACAG GCACGTACCATCCAAGAGTTGGCTACAAAGAAATTTGAGAAGCTAAGAATCAAGTATGACCGATCTGAAAAGGACGTCAAGTTAGAACAGAAGACAAAATATGGTTCTGTTGTCAGGAAGCAAATAAAGAAGCCGATGGTCTCGATGTTCCAGGAAAATGTTGGCTCTGATTTCTCGTCAGGTGCCACTCTTGCTGCAGCTGGAGATAGCCACTATCTTAACAACACTCCTCTTGCTGGAGTGTCAGTGAAACCTTATGGTGTTGATGGGCTTGCTGAAGGAAATTCTTCACTGATAGATCAAAATGTAGACAAGGCAGAAGAATCACTATCAG GGAAGGGTCCTCTATCCAGATTTGGAAGGAAATTAACTGTGCCTGATGAGAATCGTCGTGGAAGTTACAACATATCCACACAACCAGTTGGCAACACGGACTCCATATTTTCAACGTTTGAAGATGAAAGCAAGCACCTGGTCACT GTTGGGCTTTATTCTGATCATGCATATGCTAGGAGCCTTGCCCGGTTTGCTGCAACTCTCGGTCCTGTAGCATGGCGAGTTGCATCCCAGAAAATTGAACAGGCATTACCTCCTGGATTCAAGTTTGGCCGTGGGTGGGTTGGGGAATATGAGCCACTTCCAACCCCAGTTTTGGTGCTTGAGAACTATACCTTGAAGGAACCTCCATTCTTCTCCAAGTCCGTACATAAGTTTGGAGCTCAAAAGAATGAGAAAACATCCGAGGACGCAATTGCTCCAAAAGATAAACCTCTTTCTAGGCCTATGTTAGGAGCAAAATCATCATATCTTGGTTCAACTAAGGGTAAGCCTATGGAGAGTGGTTTGAATGTCTTGATTCCCACGAAGGAGCAATCTCCTAGGGAGGTCAATCTAGAAGGAAGGTCATCGTTTCTTTCTTCTGGAAAGAAACCTGCTGTTTGTGCTAGCTCCAGATACCAGCATCCTGATTTGCAATCCAGAAATTTCAACGAACCTGCTAAAAAGGTCCATTTCAAATCTGAACCTGATAAAAAACTGCAGAAGCAGGTTGAGTTAAATTGCCCACCGTCAGACAGTCCTAGGAATTCTGAAATTACCAGAAAGATTAATGTTACTGTTACTTCTGATACACCTGGATCGAGGTCTACTGGGGTAAGTCCGAGGAACCCATTCTCATCTGGGTCTTTTACGCAATCAGCCAAGAATGGAACTGCTGTTGGAGGAATGGCCAATGGGAGAGCACTGAATAACAACCTAGACACTACTCCAGCAGCGCATTTAACTGCTGATAGCGTTCCAACCGTGAGAAAAGTTGCAGGTTTCTTTCACCAAGAACAGGAGCAGGGCCTTAGTGACCCTGTTCAGTTGATGAGAATGTTGTCTGAAAAGGCTCAAAATCAACAGAACTCTTTGAGTCAGTCCCTAACTGATGCTTCTCCAATTTCTCCTGTGACTCCATCTGTGAGGAAGGATGATTCAGGAAATGCCGCCGCCGCTGCTGCCCGAGCATGGATGTCAGTTGGGGCAGGAGGTTTCAGACAAGGCATGGAAACATCAAGCATGCAGAATAGTCATATTTCTGCTGATTCATTGTATAACCCTTCTCGCAATGTCCAGCAACAAACTTCACGAGTTCGGGGTGAACATCCTGCATCAGCAATGCACTTTCAGGCTGAGAACAGTAGTCCACTTCATGCTTTTGTGCCTCATCCTGCGAGAGTGGGCAGTGAGGCTCAATTTCAGAATCCTCAAATGATTTTCCGCCAATCAATACCTGCGGACTTGTCTAGGTTCCAGGTACAATCTGCTTGGCAGGGGTTTAATCAATCAGCACAGCCAAGGCAGAAGCAGGATTCCCTCCCCCCTGACTTAAACATTAGTTTCCAGTCATCTGGGTCTCCTGGTCGTCCATCTTCAACCGTTTTGGTTGATTCTCAGCAGCCAGACCTGGCCTTGCAATTATGA
- the LOC107026108 gene encoding uncharacterized protein LOC107026108 isoform X1, translating to MGQIVKTKKKGRPSKADLARRNAAAEQSESASAKQERELRRSGRRRNVRYAFDIDDYLDDDEYFVEDDEDERGREKKLKHLLKLQSDEIGAESTPSRTRRVSVGPATSASSSDDGDGRKPSKKRKINGDDDRDEDEEDNDDEIENDNDDEARGRNEEAKDVDSAPGTPSEPHSGMPLPDKKTMELILDKLQKKDIYGVYAEPVDPEELPDYHEVIDNPMDFTTVRNKLRTGSYATLEQLESDIFLICSNAMQYNSSDTVYHKQARTIQELATKKFEKLRIKYDRSEKDVKLEQKTKYGSVVRKQIKKPMVSMFQENVGSDFSSGATLAAAGDSHYLNNTPLAGVSVKPYGVDGLAEGNSSLIDQNVDKAEESLSGKGPLSRFGRKLTVPDENRRGSYNISTQPVGNTDSIFSTFEDESKHLVTVGLYSDHAYARSLARFAATLGPVAWRVASQKIEQALPPGFKFGRGWVGEYEPLPTPVLVLENYTLKEPPFFSKSVHKFGAQKNEKTSEDAIAPKDKPLSRPMLGAKSSYLGSTKGKPMESGLNVLIPTKEQSPREVNLEGRSSFLSSGKKPAVCASSRYQHPDLQSRNFNEPAKKVHFKSEPDKKLQKQVELNCPPSDSPRNSEITRKINVTVTSDTPGSRSTGVSPRNPFSSGSFTQSAKNGTAVGGMANGRALNNNLDTTPAAHLTADSVPTVRKVAGFFHQEQEQGLSDPVQLMRMLSEKAQNQQNSLSQSLTDASPISPVTPSVRKDDSGNAAAAAARAWMSVGAGGFRQGMETSSMQNSHISADSLYNPSRNVQQQTSRVRGEHPASAMHFQAENSSPLHAFVPHPARVGSEAQFQNPQMIFRQSIPADLSRFQVQSAWQGFNQSAQPRQKQDSLPPDLNISFQSSGSPGRPSSTVLVDSQQPDLALQL from the exons ATGGGGCAGATCGtgaagacgaagaagaaagGACGTCCATCTAAGGCAGATCTAGCTCGCCGGAACGCTGCCGCTGAGCAGTCGGAATCGGCTTCGGCGAAGCAGGAGAGGGAGCTTCGTCGGAGTGGACGGCGTCGGAATGTTAGGTACGCTTTCGATATCGATGATTACCTGGACGACGATGAGTACTTTGTCGAAGACGATGAGGATGAGAGAGGCAGAGAGAAGAAGCTAAAACACTTGCTTAAGCTGCAGAGCGATGAAATCGGTGCTGAGTCAACTCCGAGTCGGACTCGACGAGTGTCAGTAGGGCCTGCCACGTCGGCTTCGTCTTCCGACGACGGCGATGGGAGAAAGCCctctaaaaagagaaaaattaacgGCGACGATGATAGAGATGAAGACGAAGAAGATAATGACgatgaaattgaaaatgataatgatgatgag GCTAGAGGAAGGAATGAAGAAGCAAAAGATGTGGACTCTGCTCCAG GGACACCATCGGAACCACATTCTGGAATGCCGTTGCCAGATAAGAAGACAATGGAATTGATTCTCGACAAGTTACAGAA GAAAGACATCTATGGTGTTTACGCGGAACCTGTTGATCCTGAAGAG CTTCCTGATTACCATGAGGTGATTGATAATCCCATGGACTTTACCACCGTCAGAAACAAATTGCGAACTGGATCATATGCCACTTTGGAGCAATTAGAG AGCGATATCTTCCTCATTTGTTCAAACGCAATGCAGTACAATTCATCAGATACTGTCTACCATAAACAG GCACGTACCATCCAAGAGTTGGCTACAAAGAAATTTGAGAAGCTAAGAATCAAGTATGACCGATCTGAAAAGGACGTCAAGTTAGAACAGAAGACAAAATATGGTTCTGTTGTCAGGAAGCAAATAAAGAAGCCGATGGTCTCGATGTTCCAGGAAAATGTTGGCTCTGATTTCTCGTCAGGTGCCACTCTTGCTGCAGCTGGAGATAGCCACTATCTTAACAACACTCCTCTTGCTGGAGTGTCAGTGAAACCTTATGGTGTTGATGGGCTTGCTGAAGGAAATTCTTCACTGATAGATCAAAATGTAGACAAGGCAGAAGAATCACTATCAG GGAAGGGTCCTCTATCCAGATTTGGAAGGAAATTAACTGTGCCTGATGAGAATCGTCGTGGAAGTTACAACATATCCACACAACCAGTTGGCAACACGGACTCCATATTTTCAACGTTTGAAGATGAAAGCAAGCACCTGGTCACT GTTGGGCTTTATTCTGATCATGCATATGCTAGGAGCCTTGCCCGGTTTGCTGCAACTCTCGGTCCTGTAGCATGGCGAGTTGCATCCCAGAAAATTGAACAGGCATTACCTCCTGGATTCAAGTTTGGCCGTGGGTGGGTTGGGGAATATGAGCCACTTCCAACCCCAGTTTTGGTGCTTGAGAACTATACCTTGAAGGAACCTCCATTCTTCTCCAAGTCCGTACATAAGTTTGGAGCTCAAAAGAATGAGAAAACATCCGAGGACGCAATTGCTCCAAAAGATAAACCTCTTTCTAGGCCTATGTTAGGAGCAAAATCATCATATCTTGGTTCAACTAAGGGTAAGCCTATGGAGAGTGGTTTGAATGTCTTGATTCCCACGAAGGAGCAATCTCCTAGGGAGGTCAATCTAGAAGGAAGGTCATCGTTTCTTTCTTCTGGAAAGAAACCTGCTGTTTGTGCTAGCTCCAGATACCAGCATCCTGATTTGCAATCCAGAAATTTCAACGAACCTGCTAAAAAGGTCCATTTCAAATCTGAACCTGATAAAAAACTGCAGAAGCAGGTTGAGTTAAATTGCCCACCGTCAGACAGTCCTAGGAATTCTGAAATTACCAGAAAGATTAATGTTACTGTTACTTCTGATACACCTGGATCGAGGTCTACTGGGGTAAGTCCGAGGAACCCATTCTCATCTGGGTCTTTTACGCAATCAGCCAAGAATGGAACTGCTGTTGGAGGAATGGCCAATGGGAGAGCACTGAATAACAACCTAGACACTACTCCAGCAGCGCATTTAACTGCTGATAGCGTTCCAACCGTGAGAAAAGTTGCAGGTTTCTTTCACCAAGAACAGGAGCAGGGCCTTAGTGACCCTGTTCAGTTGATGAGAATGTTGTCTGAAAAGGCTCAAAATCAACAGAACTCTTTGAGTCAGTCCCTAACTGATGCTTCTCCAATTTCTCCTGTGACTCCATCTGTGAGGAAGGATGATTCAGGAAATGCCGCCGCCGCTGCTGCCCGAGCATGGATGTCAGTTGGGGCAGGAGGTTTCAGACAAGGCATGGAAACATCAAGCATGCAGAATAGTCATATTTCTGCTGATTCATTGTATAACCCTTCTCGCAATGTCCAGCAACAAACTTCACGAGTTCGGGGTGAACATCCTGCATCAGCAATGCACTTTCAGGCTGAGAACAGTAGTCCACTTCATGCTTTTGTGCCTCATCCTGCGAGAGTGGGCAGTGAGGCTCAATTTCAGAATCCTCAAATGATTTTCCGCCAATCAATACCTGCGGACTTGTCTAGGTTCCAGGTACAATCTGCTTGGCAGGGGTTTAATCAATCAGCACAGCCAAGGCAGAAGCAGGATTCCCTCCCCCCTGACTTAAACATTAGTTTCCAGTCATCTGGGTCTCCTGGTCGTCCATCTTCAACCGTTTTGGTTGATTCTCAGCAGCCAGACCTGGCCTTGCAATTATGA
- the LOC107024238 gene encoding probable tetraacyldisaccharide 4'-kinase, mitochondrial isoform X1, translating to MEKLRKMVNQIAYTPPEDRLRTLSTLQFSLIPLLSLASTLYGFVLPLRHRLYCLGLLHKDRLPVPVISVGNLTWGGNGKTPMVEFLAVWLAAAGISPLILTRGYGGADEAKMLQRHLSRTPVKIGIGANRANTAASFLKRYGHVSPCKHGDNNLEKRISDNKHGNCSYSDQIGIAILDDGMQHISLWRDIEIVMVNAMNPWGNHQLIPLGPLREPLTALTRADIVVIHHADMVSVKDVEAIASEIRKVKNSLSIFISRLTPLYFLKAGNMSCKLALTDIRNTLVLCISAIGSADSFVERTKKLGPAYVDRLDFSDHHLFQAKDIDMIRMRLRSLQSEFAMKPVVVVTEKLLAICAKKWPNPSENCSCGRCHRCLLIGSSGRGSPKMQGTKTPHSSLSFNNHSSSSF from the exons ATGGAGAAATTGAGGAAAATGGTGAACCAAATAGCGTATACTCCACCGGAAGATAGGCTCCGTACACTTTCCACACTGCAATTCTCTCTCATCCCTCTTCTTTCACTAGCTTCCACTCTTTATGGCTTTGTTCTTCCTCTCCGCCATCGCCTTTACTGTCTTGGTCTGCTTCACAAAGACAG GTTGCCGGTGCCAGTGATTAGCGTTGGGAATTTAACTTGGGGAGGTAATGGGAAGACACCAATGGTTGAGTTTCTTGCAGTTTGGTTGGCTGCTGCTGGAATTTCACCTCTTATACTAACAAGG GGTTATGGTGGTGCAGATGAAGCAAAAATGCTCCAAAGGCATCTGTCTAGAACACCTGTGAAGATAGGCATAGGTGCAAACAGGGCCAATACAGCTGCCTCTTTTCTGAAAAGATATGGCCACGTCAGCCCTTGTAAGCACGGTGACAATAATTTGGAGAAACGTATCTCTGATAACAAACATGGAAATTGTTCTTATTCTGACCAAATCGGGATAGCAATCCTAGATGATGGAATGCAG CATATCAGTTTGTGGCGTGACATCGAGATTGTGATGGTGAATGCAATGAATCCATGGGGGAACCATCAGTTAATTCCCCTTGGACCGTTAAGGGAACCTTTGACCGCACTCACACGTGCAGATATAGTTGTAATCCATCATGCAGACATG GTCTCAGTAAAGGATGTTGAGGCCATAGCATCAGAAATTCGGAAAGTAAAAAATTCTCTTTCTATATTCATAAGCAGATTGACGCCTTTGTACTTTCTTAAAGCTGGTAACATGTCTTGTAAATTGGCTTTGACGGATATCCGCAATACACTTGTCTTATGTATCTCAGCTATTGGATCTGCTGATTCTTTTGTTGAGAGGACAAAGAAG CTGGGACCTGCGTATGTTGATCGCCTAGACTTCAGTGACCATCATTTATTTCAAGCTAAG gatATTGACATGATCAGAATGAGACTACGGAGTCTTCAATCAGAGTTTGCTATGAAGCCTGTCGTTGTTGTAACAGAAAAG CTTTTAGCAATCTGTGCAAAGAAATGGCCCAATCCTTCTGAGAATTGCTCATGTGGTAGATGTCACCGTTGTTTATTAATAGGCTCATCTGGCCGAGGTAGCCCTAAAATGCAAGGCACGAAAACTCCTCACTCCTCCCTGTCCTTCAATAACCATTCATCGTCTTCTTTCTAG
- the LOC107024238 gene encoding probable tetraacyldisaccharide 4'-kinase, mitochondrial isoform X2, which translates to MEKLRKMVNQIAYTPPEDRLRTLSTLQFSLIPLLSLASTLYGFVLPLRHRLYCLGLLHKDRLPVPVISVGNLTWGGNGKTPMVEFLAVWLAAAGISPLILTRGYGGADEAKMLQRHLSRTPVKIGIGANRANTAASFLKRYGHVSPCKHGDNNLEKRISDNKHGNCSYSDQIGIAILDDGMQHISLWRDIEIVMVNAMNPWGNHQLIPLGPLREPLTALTRADIVVIHHADMVSVKDVEAIASEIRKVKNSLSIFISRLTPLYFLKAGNMSCKLALTDIRNTLVLCISAIGSADSFVERTKKLGPAYVDRLDFSDHHLFQAKDIDMIRMRLRSLQSEFAMKPVVVVTEKDYDRAPEALMHLYPYEVLVLCSSLQILPHNGNREDSFKKCLWQHLEVSN; encoded by the exons ATGGAGAAATTGAGGAAAATGGTGAACCAAATAGCGTATACTCCACCGGAAGATAGGCTCCGTACACTTTCCACACTGCAATTCTCTCTCATCCCTCTTCTTTCACTAGCTTCCACTCTTTATGGCTTTGTTCTTCCTCTCCGCCATCGCCTTTACTGTCTTGGTCTGCTTCACAAAGACAG GTTGCCGGTGCCAGTGATTAGCGTTGGGAATTTAACTTGGGGAGGTAATGGGAAGACACCAATGGTTGAGTTTCTTGCAGTTTGGTTGGCTGCTGCTGGAATTTCACCTCTTATACTAACAAGG GGTTATGGTGGTGCAGATGAAGCAAAAATGCTCCAAAGGCATCTGTCTAGAACACCTGTGAAGATAGGCATAGGTGCAAACAGGGCCAATACAGCTGCCTCTTTTCTGAAAAGATATGGCCACGTCAGCCCTTGTAAGCACGGTGACAATAATTTGGAGAAACGTATCTCTGATAACAAACATGGAAATTGTTCTTATTCTGACCAAATCGGGATAGCAATCCTAGATGATGGAATGCAG CATATCAGTTTGTGGCGTGACATCGAGATTGTGATGGTGAATGCAATGAATCCATGGGGGAACCATCAGTTAATTCCCCTTGGACCGTTAAGGGAACCTTTGACCGCACTCACACGTGCAGATATAGTTGTAATCCATCATGCAGACATG GTCTCAGTAAAGGATGTTGAGGCCATAGCATCAGAAATTCGGAAAGTAAAAAATTCTCTTTCTATATTCATAAGCAGATTGACGCCTTTGTACTTTCTTAAAGCTGGTAACATGTCTTGTAAATTGGCTTTGACGGATATCCGCAATACACTTGTCTTATGTATCTCAGCTATTGGATCTGCTGATTCTTTTGTTGAGAGGACAAAGAAG CTGGGACCTGCGTATGTTGATCGCCTAGACTTCAGTGACCATCATTTATTTCAAGCTAAG gatATTGACATGATCAGAATGAGACTACGGAGTCTTCAATCAGAGTTTGCTATGAAGCCTGTCGTTGTTGTAACAGAAAAG GACTATGATAGAGCGCCTGAGGCTCTTATGCATTTGTATCCATATGAAGTGTTGGTTCTTTGCTCCAGCTTGCAAATTCTACCTCATAATGGAAACAGAGAAGATAGCTTTAAGAAGTGTCTGTGGCAGCATTTGGAAGTTAGCAACTAG
- the LOC107024239 gene encoding GDSL esterase/lipase At5g55050-like isoform X1, with the protein MAIYSFFSFFFLIICYFRICEAQLVPAAYMFGDSLIDVGNNNHIATIIKANFPYNGRDFPGGKPTGRFSNGKNTADFIAEKLGIPTPPPYLSDKNNQFPKGVSFASGGAGIFRTTNGELISFALDVSQQVQLFSVVQQRLVKQLGGDAGMKKLSKSIFVVVIGSNDIINYFKSDSKISKTKAPQQYVDEMISTLQGQLKQLHGLGARKFVITSIGSVGCMPLLRFQSANNSNECFQQANFWADKYNQQLQTMLKGLKDELKDINYSFIDTYALLLDIVQNPTIHGFTEVKSACCGLGRLKATVPCTPVALVCPNRNKYVFWDRYHPTEATDSLIINTTFDGNNKYIFPLNVKQLIAL; encoded by the exons atggctatttattctttttttagtttcttttttttgatcATATGTTATTTTAGAATATGTGAAGCACAATTAGTACCAGCAGCTTATATGTTTGGTGATTCTTTAATTGATGTTggtaataataatcatatagcTACTATTATTAAAGCTAATTTTCCTTATAATGGTCGTGATTTTCCTGGTGGAAAACCTACTGGAAGATTTTCTAATGGCAAAAATACTGCTGATTTTATAG CTGAGAAATTAGGAATACCAACACCTCCCCCATACTTGTCTGACAAGAACAATCAGTTTCCAAAAGGTGTAAGCTTTGCTTCTGGTGGAGCTGGAATATTTAGGACCACCAATGGTGAATTAATT AGTTTTGCACTTGATGTGTCTCAACAAGTGCAGTTATTCTCAGTGGTGCAACAAAGATTAGTGAAGCAATTAGGAGGTGATGCTGGAATGAAGAAATTATCAAAATCTAtatttgttgttgtcattggaagtaatgatataattaattattttaaatctgattcaaaaatctcaaagacaAAAGCACCCCAACAATATGTTGATGAAATGATCTCTACTTTACAAGGACAACTAAAG CAATTACATGGTCTAGGTGCAAGAAAATTTGTGATAACATCAATAGGATCAGTTGGATGCATGCCATTACTAAGATTTCAAAGTGCAAATAATTCAAATGAATGCTTCCAACAAGCTAATTTTTGGGCAGATAAATATAACCAACAACTTCAAACTATGCTAAAAGGATTGAAGGATGAGCTCAAAGATATCAATTACTCATTTATCGACACATACGCTTTGTTGCTCGATATCGTTCAGAATCCAACTATTCAcg GTTTTACTGAAGTGAAATCTGCTTGTTGTGGACTTGGAAGACTAAAAGCTACAGTCCCTTGCACCCCAGTTGCTCTTGTTTGTCCCAATAGAAATAAGTATGTTTTTTGGGACAGATATCATCCAACTGAAGCTACTGATAGTTTAATTATCAACACAACTTTTGATGGaaacaacaaatatattttcCCACTAAATGTAAAACAACTTATTGCCTTGTAA
- the LOC107024239 gene encoding GDSL esterase/lipase At5g55050-like isoform X2, whose protein sequence is MAIYSFFSFFFLIICYFRICEAQLVPAAYMFGDSLIDVGNNNHIATIIKANFPYNGRDFPGGKPTGRFSNGKNTADFIAEKLGIPTPPPYLSDKNNQFPKGVSFASGGAGIFRTTNGELISFALDVSQQVQLFSVVQQRLVKQLGGDAGMKKLSKSIFVVVIGSNDIINYFKSDSKISKTKAPQQYVDEMISTLQGQLKQLHGLGARKFVITSIGSVGCMPLLRFQSANNSNECFQQANFWADKYNQQLQTMLKGLKDELKDINYSFIDTYALLLDIVQNPTIHDIFHTLFSKADRCHRIGCEQIPEIRS, encoded by the exons atggctatttattctttttttagtttcttttttttgatcATATGTTATTTTAGAATATGTGAAGCACAATTAGTACCAGCAGCTTATATGTTTGGTGATTCTTTAATTGATGTTggtaataataatcatatagcTACTATTATTAAAGCTAATTTTCCTTATAATGGTCGTGATTTTCCTGGTGGAAAACCTACTGGAAGATTTTCTAATGGCAAAAATACTGCTGATTTTATAG CTGAGAAATTAGGAATACCAACACCTCCCCCATACTTGTCTGACAAGAACAATCAGTTTCCAAAAGGTGTAAGCTTTGCTTCTGGTGGAGCTGGAATATTTAGGACCACCAATGGTGAATTAATT AGTTTTGCACTTGATGTGTCTCAACAAGTGCAGTTATTCTCAGTGGTGCAACAAAGATTAGTGAAGCAATTAGGAGGTGATGCTGGAATGAAGAAATTATCAAAATCTAtatttgttgttgtcattggaagtaatgatataattaattattttaaatctgattcaaaaatctcaaagacaAAAGCACCCCAACAATATGTTGATGAAATGATCTCTACTTTACAAGGACAACTAAAG CAATTACATGGTCTAGGTGCAAGAAAATTTGTGATAACATCAATAGGATCAGTTGGATGCATGCCATTACTAAGATTTCAAAGTGCAAATAATTCAAATGAATGCTTCCAACAAGCTAATTTTTGGGCAGATAAATATAACCAACAACTTCAAACTATGCTAAAAGGATTGAAGGATGAGCTCAAAGATATCAATTACTCATTTATCGACACATACGCTTTGTTGCTCGATATCGTTCAGAATCCAACTATTCAcg ATATATTTCACACCCTTTTTTCCAAAGCGGACAGATGCCATCGAATCGGATGTGAACAAATTCCAGAAATCCGCTCTTAG